The Bos taurus isolate L1 Dominette 01449 registration number 42190680 breed Hereford chromosome 27, ARS-UCD2.0, whole genome shotgun sequence genome includes the window ggcTTATGTCATAGTGCAATGTAAATCTTAGCTAGGGTACTTGGAAGGTCAGAATGTCATACTTTGTGCTGATCTGCATACTTCAATAGTCTGGAGCAGTTGAAGCAGCTAAACTATTTAGCTCTGGGAAGGCAGGAGTTCCCATAAGAATTAGAGTGTTCTACGGGTAACATAACATAAGAATCAGACTCCTTGAAGTATAAACTACTAGAGGTATTACTGATAACAAAGGGCCCCCAAAGAGGAGAAATTTCTTCAAATGAGTATGGATCAGTTCTTTTAGCCAATCTATGATTTTAACTTTTGCCTGATGGAGTTCACTTTCATCTTAGTCGAGGCACGCTTGTTCTTCACCACTGGCCCTTCTGCCATCCATGCTCTTTTCTTTATGGCTGTTGCAAATTTTCCTCATCTCTTCTTCATACTTGATAAAATTCTCCCCAAACCTTGTCCAAGCCTTGAACGGAACGGTAATAGTATTACGGTAAGGTGGCCTCACCTCACTTACCTTCAggaaaattccatatttattaGAGCCCACATCAAAGTAGAACCTTTTATTGTCCACTCTGAAAGAAGTCCCCTCGGGGAGTTCCACGGGGTCGTCGTCTCCACCTCTGCGTTCTTCGATGTCCCCTTCGCCATAGTCTTCGATGAGCTGAACCAAGGCGTCACGGAATTCGATCATTCCTTGAGCTGGGAGGACAATAGTCTGCTCCAGGCCCAAAGTGTGGCCAAAATAACCTATCATGCCAGTACCCCGCATCATGGTTTGTCTAATCCTTAGGAAGCGACCCCGCTGGTTTTCCTTCAGGTCTAGATAGTATTTCCTGTTGTCCCTCTCGATGTAGTCTGTTTTGAGGACACTGTGAGGGTGCTCTTCGGACCCCACCGAGACCGGCGGGGAGGGCGCTGAGTGCTTCTGTCTCCTCCTGGAGCTCTGCTCTTTGCCGTGACCGTGTTCTTGCCGGTGGCCTTTCAGGCCCAGGTGGGCATAGTGCTCGATGAAGTCCCCTAGACAGTCCTTCAGCTCCGCTGCCACCGACAGGGAGAGGGTCAGTTTACTCTTTCTGATATTGTCTTGCCGGCCTCTCCCTATCCAGACTTCGGCTATCTTGAGGAACCGGCCCCGCG containing:
- the PURG gene encoding purine-rich element-binding protein gamma isoform X1; its protein translation is MERARRRGGGGGGGGRGRGGKNVGGSGLSKSRLYPQAQHSHYPHYAASATPNQAGGAAEIQELASKRVDIQKKRFYLDVKQSSRGRFLKIAEVWIGRGRQDNIRKSKLTLSLSVAAELKDCLGDFIEHYAHLGLKGHRQEHGHGKEQSSRRRQKHSAPSPPVSVGSEEHPHSVLKTDYIERDNRKYYLDLKENQRGRFLRIRQTMMRGTGMIGYFGHTLGLEQTIVLPAQGMIEFRDALVQLIEDYGEGDIEERRGGDDDPVELPEGTSFRVDNKRFYFDVGSNKYGIFLKVSEVRPPYRNTITVPFKAWTRFGENFIKYEEEMRKICNSHKEKSMDGRRASGEEQACLD
- the PURG gene encoding purine-rich element-binding protein gamma isoform X2, yielding MERARRRGGGGGGGGRGRGGKNVGGSGLSKSRLYPQAQHSHYPHYAASATPNQAGGAAEIQELASKRVDIQKKRFYLDVKQSSRGRFLKIAEVWIGRGRQDNIRKSKLTLSLSVAAELKDCLGDFIEHYAHLGLKGHRQEHGHGKEQSSRRRQKHSAPSPPVSVGSEEHPHSVLKTDYIERDNRKYYLDLKENQRGRFLRIRQTMMRGTGMIGYFGHTLGLEQTIVLPAQGMIEFRDALVQLIEDYGEGDIEERRGGDDDPVELPEGTSFRVDNKRFYFDVGSNKYGIFLKEQFYTESLMYFGPGGRHVKSLYWCACLYRNHLSRFSR
- the PURG gene encoding purine-rich element-binding protein gamma isoform X3 — encoded protein: MERARRRGGGGGGGGRGRGGKNVGGSGLSKSRLYPQAQHSHYPHYAASATPNQAGGAAEIQELASKRVDIQKKRFYLDVKQSSRGRFLKIAEVWIGRGRQDNIRKSKLTLSLSVAAELKDCLGDFIEHYAHLGLKGHRQEHGHGKEQSSRRRQKHSAPSPPVSVGSEEHPHSVLKTDYIERDNRKYYLDLKENQRGRFLRIRQTMMRGTGMIGYFGHTLGLEQTIVLPAQGMIEFRDALVQLIEDYGEGDIEERRGGDDDPVELPEGTSFRVDNKRFYFDVGSNKYGIFLKLTNYPKSRENINPFHCCQIQPKEQPMTLQKQ